Genomic window (Salvelinus sp. IW2-2015 unplaced genomic scaffold, ASM291031v2 Un_scaffold588, whole genome shotgun sequence):
CAAGAAAGTCGTGGGAGCTGGCCAGCACCACCAACACCGAGCAGGTAgcgcagaggaggaggagcagYCTGCCGACCATGGTGCTGAAACGCGCGGAACCTGATTGGAAGTTGATAGCAAAGCAGACCGAATCAGTAGGTCTAGGCTAGTATTCTGGCTGGCAGACAACCTGGACCAAGGTTTTATACGTTGCTTTGACATCATCTGCTGCAATATTCATAACACTGAAATTATCGAATTATTTGACATGTAACATTTCCGGGCAAATGTGTTCAAATAGCCTGTACACGTGCTTATACTTTTGCTATTTTTAAAGGGGAACATAACGAACGAAACTCTGGCATTTTGTCTGGCAAAATGTCATTTCCCAAAAAGTATTCCCTCCAGGGAATGAAGAAATAGTTTGAGTTGAAGCCCCAAAATAAGGATTAATGAGGCTTCAATGTTCTTTATTAAGAACACATAGGCTGTGAAAATCACAACAGCACATTTTGAGTTGTTGGCTATATTAGCAGCTATTGTGCATCCTAGACCAAATCCATAGAACTCTCACAGCTTTACTGCTAAGGACCCTTTACAAAAATCTGCCTGTATCTTAACTTCAGTATTCAAATTCCCAATAGAGATTCTAAATCACTGCTATTTTGAGGGTCCTATGTGTCATCTGATCTTTTGACCATCTACGTCAAACCAGGTCTGCTTCCCATCTCCTCTTGTGCGCATAACCTTATCCTTGACCCAAGGTTTGTTCCAATTGACCCAGTGTCATACCCAGAACACTGCGTCATCCACAGAGatagacaatacaaaatatacattttatggtgACTGGTGAGGGTTTGTGTGATTTCAYATTCAAATCATTTTAACCACAMTTTCTGCATTTAGGCWGCACATATATACTTGATGCAACTGAAAAACTGCATGCTAAACCTTTGTGTGTTATAAAGTATAAACATTTTACTACTCCCTACTCAATAGACATTTCCGAGAAACATGGTTTAATTATTTGGTCTAATATTGACACTATAGTTCTTATGTGCTGAAGAAAACCATGTGGTGAAGCTCAGGGTTAAAGGTGAGATGAAACCACCGTGGTTTGAGACATCCAAAAACCTACAGTCCGATATTACATTTGCAATCATTTTCAACCATTACATTTTATCTACATAAAACATGTATAAGAAATGCAAAAGAAATGCCAAGGCATGCGATTTGGTTGAATAAATGTTCTCTTGaaaaagaaaattaaaaaaagaatccAAACATATTTGAAATTTACAGTAATAAAATAAACTCCCAAAATGaactgacatttaaaaaaaagcaggATTAACAATTCATTCAATTTTTTCCCCACCTGACCATAAACTAGCTGTCCCATTATtttattcccccccaaaaaaaaaaacattggaaaAGCTTTTTccaacagtaaaaaaataaataataaagtgcCAAAAACYTCAAAGTAAAAATATCCTTCCAAAAAGCCTCTTGGAAGTGCTGAGTTAACAGCTTGATGAGCTAGGGTCACCGTACCCCTAACACCATACCCCtatccacaatcatcttctgGTCACGACACCCATCTTCAGTAAGAAAAAAACCTGACAACTGCAATGCATCAGACACAGAGCCCTAACTGGACTACCTCTGTGTAGTACAAGAACATTAGCTCTTTGGAACTCGTCCTGTTTCAAGAGAACAGCTCTTTTCATCTTCTTCCCCATTCTAGGGTCTTAAACCAACCTGAAGGGGAAAAGGCAGGAAGAKAGAGTTATGAGCACTTAATAGTACATAGCCTACCTGTAGAATCCTCAGGCTTGTATCYTAGGTACTAATATATATATCATCATAGGATATTTATTCAGTCTACAATCTTCAGTGACTGCAAAATGCAGGCCTTTACTTCTGTAAGTTCCAAATAGACCTACAGTTATAATCAATTGCTATAGATCGATATACGTTAGTGCTATCCCGCCTTCTCCaattaaaatattacaattatcCTTTGATAAAGCAGTTGAGTTACAGTGAGTTGGAATTGAAACCACATGAAAGATCACTTAACCTTATTCCTCTGCTCGTTTCTCTTTATGAGCCCTCTTGCGACTTGCCGCTGTCTGCTGCATTGCCTAAGTACCAAAAAGTACCGTTCCATATATCATTACGAAATCAGTTTCCTTTAGTAGTAACTAAATCATGATCTGATAAAAGGAGATTTAAGGAGATCTTAAGGTGGACGTCATATCCCATATGAGACTCTGAAATGTTAAATGGGGAGTATTGACATTGACAGTTGRcgcattcaaaacaactggaaaactatgaggtcaaatcacgacgtcagtgatattcaggtcggagctctaaaaagaggcccaagttcccaagttggaattccgagttggatgaccgttaaaATCGATTtttccccagtcggagctcgtttatttatttaatttttcatAGTTCctctgaagtcagagatttccgagttgttttgaacgcagcaatAGAACCTATGAACATGGCAGTGTTTCCGTCAATCGGAACAAATGGAAGAGGCTCTTGCTAACCATGTAGCAGCCAGTGTGGTAGCCACACAGGTACCAGGACAGCAGCATGCTGGATAAGTCTGTAACGGACGAGTCTAGCCCATCGCCAGCATCCACCAGCCCTGCTCGGGGGGGCCATACAcacggtggaggtggaggaggaggcaggaatGACAGGAAGTCCTGGAGGAGAATATACCATTATTACACCAGCATTAAAAATACTCAAATTCAAACTGTGAAGATCTCTTATTTATTACACCCACAACATATCACAGACATTAAATAATATTACTCTTGCTGGATGTACAAGCTTGAGGTAGCCAGTCTCACACAGGTTGAAGATAGACATGTAggtaagaaacacacacacagcctcaccaaAGACCCATTGGGKGGCGGCACTGGAGGAAAAAAAGGAAACGGGTGATCATTTGGTTCCTGACTCCGGCCATTTGGTTCCTCTTTCCGACTACTTGGCTTCTTCTTATCCCCCTGCTCATTGCCAAGGTTATAGCCTTTTCCCtgaaacaacacagagagaaacatacaAATATCACAATGTGTAGTTTGGGACATACCATAGTGGACAAGTCTGACATATTTCAATGCAAACYTCCTTATCTGTAAACATCAGACATCAGTAAAGCATAACCATGTGTCAACAATGTATTCCAGACGTCCTGAAAGAGGGAATAGTACCCAGACTCACTGGAGGAAACTCAGGTGGCCGAGGTGAGGAAGGCTCTTCTCGTCCCTCTTGTTGAGGTGTCCTCCACTCTCTATCCTTCTTCCAGTCTGCGCTGTTGTTACTAATGGACCTGAACCCTTCCACAGCCTAGGAGTGAGAAACTTGCCTTACTGGGCTGACCCACGCAGTGCTTCAATATGGACGTTTTCGGGCAACCCGACCAAATGTACATAGAAATGTGTTTCATagatgtcattctcattgaaagcaattcTAAGAAGCCGTAGATCTGTTCTATATCCACTAATTCaatgcttcccgttcttatgttttttgttgttgttgcgtaTTTTACTTTCGTTTTTGTACGCCAGCTTCAAACGGCTGAAAATACTTTATTTTTGGTtattggaaaatatatttcaggatggtttagatggtacaatgattcgcTACACTATAAATGGCGGAACGATTTCTGCATACTGCATCTTTAAAGTTTGAAACATCTTACCATCAAACTTTACTTGAACCGTCTGGCATCTGTCATAAAGGCCACATAAATGAGAGTTCAAGTGAAGTTTGACCCCTTGTTGCACCTTGGCAGTAGCTCTTCCACAGTGTCGRCCCAGGTCATCTGGCGATAGCAGGGTGCTCAGCTCCAGCTCCTCCTCGTTCCCGTAGCCTTCAAACTTCACCCGGCAGCGTTCGCCTCTCATCCACACCAGCACCGCTGGGTAGACCAGGCCATCCTCTGAGTACACAGCACGGCACCGGGAACCCAGCATCCACACCTGGTACACAatgacatacatacacaccatacGGGAAAATACATTTAATAGACCAGGTAGTAATGAAAGCAAGCTTGAGAAACAGAACCAAAAGAAATCAAGTTTTCAACAGTGCTATCATGACTCTTTTACCAAGGGTGTATTTATTAGTTGCATACTGTCGTAAAACAAAGTGTTCTTCTGATGACATTCATGCCCGTTTTGGTTTTAAGATATTCCTCCCTTCATCAATTCACAAGGGTGAATCACATGACTTGGGGGCCACCCGCTGACCACATCCCAAAAATCTGTCTCCTGAAAAGCCTAACTGATTACTTTTGAGTTTGCCTTTGGGTCAACCGGTCCCTTATTTGGCACATCAGTTTCTGAGAGTTTCGATTCCATCAGTTTCTGTGGATTGTCTGCAAGCTTCTCATCGCTCTCCTTTTCATCGCTCTGAAAGATAAAGATGAAACAAAGGAAATTWCTCAGGATTCAATGTTGGAAAATTGTTGTTCGGATTAAGACATTCATGTTATTTGTTTTTGGTTTGAGGACATCTCTCCCATCATCAATTCACAAGGGGTACATTTCTTGACATGGAAGGGACCATCTTTTTCATCATTACAGCTRTAAAGAATGAAACAACGACAAAGGAAATAATTCAGGATTTGGTATTGGACCATTGTTCTTCTGATTAAAACATGGAGACATTCATGCTAGgcctatttgtttttttgtttttttactttggaATGTATCCATTAatcaatttaacttttttttactcatctaacTACATAATGGTAGTTGTTATACTWGGTAAAtgaagatgtagcctaggcctattcacaatacaggtgaatgcatactRAATGAGTGTGTGCATGAATTGAGTTATCAatcttgttttggctgattttatgaggctacagatgaaatataATCTGTTtaccttccatttgggactttttttattgtactgatcaacaacatttgcatagaagaagcaaTCACTTATTTTCTAAAAGTGTGCAKTGTCTCTTTAagacccatgatgtcattcatACACAAAGTCTGTTTGAGGGTAGGGCAAAGATGATCTTGACTGGGAGAGACAAAGTGAATGAATACAGTTTTTGGTGACAATCAGCAATATTTTGCATTGTGGTTTGCATATTATCCCAAACAAGGgactagggtagtgaattgatgttggCTTCAGTtgtaagctagcaaggaaaggtagcctacaaagctggatgctaccggtatcttcttgcactgtagtgttctagcctgtaatgAACATCGTTTTGGGAACAGTAATTAGTGGTTTCAAAATGTCTACATGCCATGTTTTATTATTCAAATGTGTTAACTTTTGTGCAGCATAAGTGGTTCCTCATGTCAGGCTAGAGCTAGCCatgagtaagtggagcaggcacGGTGCTCTCGCGCTATAAGGGAACGGATCTGATCCTCTCTCAATCAGTAGACCAGGTgacacacatttgacagaagtaccgaaagtaatAAAAATTCTAGTACCAAACTGTTTATCATGTTCTAGTttcggtataccgtgcaacaccaTTGCCTATGGCTCACCCGTTTCTCCTTCCGGGGCTGGTCAGCAGCTTCAGGTAGCATGGCGCTCAMGTCCATCTCTTCCTCGTTTCCATAGTTGTCAAACTTCACCTTGCAGCGCTCCCCCTCCAACCAGACCAGGGTGGCAGGATAAACCCGCCCATCCTGTGACCACACAGCCTTGCAGTGGGACCCTATCTCCCACTGCTCAAAGAATCACAGATAGAAAGCGCATTAAGAAAAAGATTCAAGCTTTATACACCACAAAAATGTCAATCTTCCATCTATAGACTAACTGACTACCTTTAAGTTTGCCTTTGGGTCAAKCGGTCCCTTACTTGGCACACAAGATTCAGAGAGTTTCTGTGGATTGTCTGCAAGCTTCTCATCGCTCTCCTTTTCATCGCTCTGAAAGATAAAGATGAAAGGAGATTATTCAGGATTCAGTATTGGYAAATTGTTCTTCTGATTAAGACATTCATGTTAATTGTTTTTGGTTCATAAGGGGTCAATTTCATCACATGGAAGGGACCATCCTCTGACCACATGCCACAAATCTTATTCTTCCATATAYCCTAACAGTTATGATTCCGACAGTTTCTTTTTCATCATTACAGCTCTAAAGGATGAAAcaaagacaaaggaaatgattcAGGATTTCTTATTGGATCATTGTTCTACTGATGAAAATATGGAGACATTCACACTAGGCCTATTTTTTTCGGTTTTAACACATGCCCACCAATGTCCCCATCATCAATTCACAAGGGGTATATCTCGTGACTTAGAAGGGGCCATCTGACCACAGAGCATTAAGAGAATCGGAGACCAAAGATCATGAGAAGCTTCAAGCCTACACACACCAAAAACATTTGTGTTCCATCTACTGACTACCTTTGAGTTTGCCCTTGGGTCAACTGTTTCCAGACTTGGCACACAAGATTTGGACAGTTCTGACTCAAACAGTTTCTGTAGATTGGGGAGAAGCTTTGTGACACTCTCTTTTTCGATGTTTGAGCTCTGAAGGATGAATGAAACAAATGAGAGTCATTAGGTTGATATTCATGTATTGTTTTGGGTTTCAAGCCATTCCAACCACCATCAATTCACAAGGGGGAAAAGCTTATCCACCCACTAGTATACTTGTCAAACTTTACCCGAAATGTTTAAAGGCTTCGTTATAGGCCTTTACCAGTGCCGAGTTGTCAGTAACCACATACCCTTTATTCTACATCAAAACAGAAACCAAATTAATGCTAATTTAATAAGaaattacctagctagctagcagttgaCGGTAGCACGGCTAGCTGTCAACTTTAtcagtggctaacgttagctagcctcatcatcatcatcttggtGAAGGGAGATGGCTTGCTAGCTATGCTATAAAACCCTTACCTCGACTCCTTCACTTCGCAATACAATACTTGCTGGACATTCAGCCATAACTGTTAAGTTGAATGAAACACACGTATTGACTTATTGTAGGTTMTTTCAAATGTAGAAACAAAAGCATTGATTACATGAAATTCCCGCGAGTGTGTCAAAAGCTGCAGCGCACCATGTGTATGCTACAATGCATTCTGGCAATTGTAGTTCTTAAATGGTTTTGTATTAATGGTTGCAATGGCGCCCCCTGTGGAACCGCAACATACCGTTCACATTATTATGACAGTATAGTATATTATTATCCGCGAGGATGCAAAATAGGCTACCATATGGTAGAATCAGAATGAGCAAGTTCTAAAACCTTTACATAGCAGCAATATAGCTTATTACCCAAATGCTATAACAGATTGCTTTTGGTTATGGCTTTCTTGGCTATTAACTGGAGTAGACCTACTCAAAGTCATGCGAGTGACACATCGGGCCACTATGCtagatagcctataggctacagcCAAAATGAGACCATGCATGTTCCCTACCCTCCTCCATCCATATCCTCTATCCGCCTCCACCCGTTCCATTCAAAGCATTCCATTAGACCAATGTATTTCATTCTGTCTTAGTATGCGCCGCTCACAATTACCATCTTAAACCGGGGAAAGTGTCAAGGCTAACTATATCGTGTCTCTGAGCTGTCCTACTTAATTTACTGGACNNNNNNNNNNNNNNNNNNNNNAACAatggttcttctaagatcctcaaagttcctCGAAGAACATTCCTCGGTGGACCKSSSSMGGTCCACCGAGGAATGTTCTTCGaggaactttgaggatcttagaagaaccatTGTTGAACCCCAATTGTTTTGAGTGTACCACGATAAATTGAGACAAAAAACGATGCAATTACTCCCTAATAAAAAGAGACCGATCGGAATGGCTGCATAGGGATTCGAGCAAATATCAactttcccctttcatctgttaCTAGTGTTTCACACAGATGCCCTACGAGTCCCGGGCCCAGAAATACTACTAATGATCAAGTAGCCTTAGCAATAACCCCTCGGCCTATTCGTCAAAAACATAATCAGCCGAAAAACGAATCAAAAGAATGATTAGCTGTTACAAAGTGGTAAATACATGACATGTTGATCATGAGAAGATAATCTGTTTTAGGCTATCTATTATAATGATTAGAGGTAGTATCGATAGCCTTTTGGGACTAGTGGGCTACAATTTGATTGAATTAAAACTGCGCAATTCACAGTTCAAGATTAGCCTTTCCAATCGCTTTCCAATTGACGATATAGGCCTATCAAACCTGAACTGCACCAGGCCTACTGCTGGTATCAAGTTGCGTTTGATCATTATCCCCATTGTCTATTTGATMATATTAATTTAGTGTGAAACGCTAGATTCCCAAATCGATACCAGGCACTGAACATTGTCCCCAAAAGGTTATTCCAAGAACACCATAGGTGGGGTTAATCGAGGTTaattggtgggggttcttgcaggaacctaactgcccaactgaaacatttggtttagaatttgaaaggacagcagggtAGTTAAAAAATGTATTCGAGGATCCAATAAAAGGGGTTCCTTGAATAATATTTTAAAATCGTTTTTCGAATAATTTATAGGGGTTCTCCCAccgtttcaatttgaagaacccctaaaggatactcgattaacattttatttttagagTGTAGGCCTGCAGCAGGCAATACACACGTCTCACATTCTTCACCTTATTGGAATGCATGGAAAGACGCCATGGGGAGCTCACTGCGGTTTTTCGAACCTACGGTAATTCGTATATTAGGGCTAAGTGCTGTTGACTAGCCTATTGGCATGTCACCTGTCTCCAAGGAACAAGTCAATCTTCACACTTGATATAAACTCCAGCTCGAGTAAGCTGCTTTTTCAATATCAGTCTTCGAAAGTGTAGCTATTCAGTTGACGACTAAGTGGCGCTCCACGCTAAGAAGAATAACGTTTTAGTATAGCCTCAATGTACAAAA
Coding sequences:
- the LOC112068594 gene encoding survival motor neuron protein isoform X2, which translates into the protein MAECPASIVLRSEGVESDEKESDEKLADNPQKLSESCVPSKGPJDPKANLKWEIGSHCKAVWSQDGRVYPATLVWLEGERCKVKFDNYGNEEEMDXSAMLPEAADQPRKEKRSDEKESDEKLADNPQKLMESKLSETDVPNKGPVDPKANSKVWMLGSRCRAVYSEDGLVYPAVLVWMRGERCRVKFEGYGNEEELELSTLLSPDDLGRHCGRATAKAVEGFRSISNNSADWKKDREWRTPQQEGREEPSSPRPPEFPPGKGYNLGNEQGDKKKPSSRKEEPNGRSQEPNDHPFPFFPPVPPPNGSLDFLSFLPPPPPPPCVWPPRAGLVDAGDGLDSSVTDLSSMLLSWYLCGYHTGCYMAMQQTAASRKRAHKEKRAEE
- the LOC112068594 gene encoding survival motor neuron protein isoform X1; its protein translation is MAECPASIVLRSEGVESSNIEKESVTKLLPNLQKLFESELSKSCVPSLETVDPRANSKSDEKESDEKLADNPQKLSESCVPSKGPJDPKANLKWEIGSHCKAVWSQDGRVYPATLVWLEGERCKVKFDNYGNEEEMDXSAMLPEAADQPRKEKRSDEKESDEKLADNPQKLMESKLSETDVPNKGPVDPKANSKVWMLGSRCRAVYSEDGLVYPAVLVWMRGERCRVKFEGYGNEEELELSTLLSPDDLGRHCGRATAKAVEGFRSISNNSADWKKDREWRTPQQEGREEPSSPRPPEFPPGKGYNLGNEQGDKKKPSSRKEEPNGRSQEPNDHPFPFFPPVPPPNGSLDFLSFLPPPPPPPCVWPPRAGLVDAGDGLDSSVTDLSSMLLSWYLCGYHTGCYMAMQQTAASRKRAHKEKRAEE